From the Amycolatopsis thermoflava N1165 genome, one window contains:
- a CDS encoding helix-turn-helix domain-containing protein, which produces MPRPPLDGLIDDLYYLAGEPPYARLTLPPAPSALLIVNLGAPFRIRAGTDIETASYADGCVVTMSTRALEFGYPPRTSSVGVHFKPWGLAPFLPMPAAELCDRPVTVEQVWGRPAVAELQDRLATADGPQEMLTLLEDELRRRLRETTGLGLVRHTSSVIAAAGGAVAIGDLTVAAGVSSTHLAHRFKQLVGVTPKRLARTHRLLATVFAIDPAGPVDWGGLAAAAGYFDQARFGHELREFTGLTPTRYLEVRRRFLREHPGHALEGWPLPAD; this is translated from the coding sequence GTGCCGCGGCCACCGCTGGACGGGCTGATCGACGACCTCTACTACCTGGCGGGCGAGCCGCCGTACGCCCGGCTGACGCTGCCGCCGGCGCCGTCGGCGCTGCTCATCGTCAACCTCGGGGCGCCGTTCCGCATCCGCGCCGGCACCGACATCGAGACGGCCTCGTACGCCGACGGCTGCGTGGTCACCATGTCCACCCGCGCGCTGGAGTTCGGCTATCCACCCCGGACCTCGTCCGTCGGCGTGCACTTCAAGCCGTGGGGGCTGGCGCCGTTCCTGCCGATGCCCGCGGCCGAGCTGTGCGACCGGCCGGTGACGGTGGAGCAGGTGTGGGGCCGGCCCGCCGTCGCCGAGCTGCAGGACCGGCTGGCCACCGCGGACGGACCGCAGGAGATGCTGACGCTGCTCGAGGACGAGTTGAGGCGACGGCTGCGCGAGACCACCGGCCTGGGGCTGGTCCGCCACACGAGCAGTGTCATCGCGGCGGCAGGCGGGGCGGTGGCGATCGGCGACCTGACCGTGGCGGCCGGTGTCAGCAGCACCCATCTGGCGCACCGGTTCAAGCAGCTCGTCGGCGTCACGCCGAAGCGGCTGGCCCGCACCCACCGCCTCCTCGCCACCGTGTTCGCGATCGACCCCGCCGGACCGGTCGACTGGGGCGGCCTCGCCGCCGCCGCGGGCTACTTCGACCAGGCCCGCTTCGGCCACGAACTGCGGGAGTTCACCGGGCTCACGCCGACCCGGTACCTCGAAGTCCGGCGGCGGTTCCTGCGCGAACACCCCGGCCACGCGCTGGAGGGCTGGCCGCTGCCCGCCGATTGA
- a CDS encoding LysR family transcriptional regulator has translation MARASAVHLVNLDLNLLVVLRELLRERNVTRAAARLGVTQPAVSASLARLRRHFDDDLLVRSGNGYVLSPLAAQLTDQVEAICGATERLFGTGHDFDPGVSGREFTVFMADYTIEVLGSRLSALLAEQAPGVQLHVRLVREAFARDIGGTIRLIDGLVAPPASRFDLPDVRSVELFTERWVCVVDAANPHVTGDELSLAQLAEMTWVAPFQPDRGFAPAAPMSRQLVLFGIQPRIRVRVESYQAVPHFVAGTDRVALLQERLARRVAPRLGLRVLPCPGDPEPIVERFWWHTDYDGDPAHRWFREVLVSLAAGI, from the coding sequence GTGGCAAGGGCCTCCGCCGTCCATCTGGTCAACCTGGACCTCAACCTGCTCGTGGTGCTGCGCGAGCTCCTGCGCGAACGCAACGTCACCCGCGCGGCGGCGCGCCTCGGCGTGACGCAGCCCGCGGTGAGCGCGTCGCTGGCGCGGTTGCGCCGCCACTTCGACGACGACCTGCTGGTGCGCAGCGGCAACGGCTACGTGCTGTCCCCGCTGGCCGCGCAGCTGACCGACCAGGTCGAGGCGATCTGCGGCGCCACCGAACGGCTCTTCGGCACCGGCCACGACTTCGACCCGGGCGTCTCCGGCCGCGAGTTCACGGTGTTCATGGCCGACTACACGATCGAGGTGCTGGGCTCCCGGCTGTCCGCGCTCCTGGCCGAGCAGGCGCCCGGTGTGCAGCTGCACGTCCGGCTGGTCCGCGAGGCGTTCGCCAGGGACATCGGGGGCACGATCCGCCTGATCGACGGCCTGGTCGCGCCCCCGGCCAGCCGGTTCGACCTGCCCGATGTGCGGTCGGTGGAGCTGTTCACCGAGCGGTGGGTGTGCGTCGTCGACGCCGCGAACCCGCACGTCACGGGCGACGAGCTGAGCCTGGCGCAGCTGGCGGAGATGACCTGGGTGGCGCCGTTCCAGCCCGACCGCGGGTTCGCCCCGGCCGCGCCGATGAGCCGCCAGCTGGTGTTGTTCGGCATCCAGCCGCGCATTCGCGTGCGGGTGGAGAGCTACCAGGCGGTCCCGCACTTCGTGGCCGGCACCGACCGGGTGGCGCTGCTGCAGGAACGGCTCGCCCGGCGCGTCGCGCCCCGGCTCGGTCTGCGGGTCCTGCCGTGCCCCGGCGATCCGGAACCGATCGTGGAGCGGTTCTGGTGGCACACCGACTACGACGGCGACCCCGCGCACCGCTGGTTCCGCGAGGTCCTGGTGTCGCTGGCCGCCGGCATCTGA
- a CDS encoding FAD-dependent oxidoreductase, which yields MPHPLTELKVHTVRKPPGPATHHVTADVCVVGAGIAGLSAAVESARLGRSVVLVDALPVLGGQMVNSLIGLFCGVFGNAPGYRQLTHGIFDDIFRDLDATGDLFYNRRHTITVGYDEVALGRWVENTVREHGIQVITGASITGVVRDGERIESVTFATRYGTVEVGAVGFVDASGDASLVWEAGLPCRLPEREIYGSQQLVVEHVDEDGTPDPDVLAERVGAKAAEYGLRRHDGLAFYFPGRGTAVLNMTHIEAPLDPIAAARAQLDGKAQADRVVAFLRTEFPEAFGRARVRAYGFPGRRQTRWAQGAHQLTLDEVRSGKRFPDAVARTAWPVELHDSPEGYVWETFGPDHVHYVPLRAMTPPEAHNVLVAGRCVDGDAAALSSIRVMGPCGAMGMAAAHALDLAGKDSVHDIDHGDLAARLSANLDG from the coding sequence ATGCCGCACCCCCTCACCGAGCTCAAGGTCCACACGGTCCGCAAACCCCCCGGGCCCGCCACGCACCACGTCACCGCCGACGTCTGCGTGGTCGGCGCCGGGATCGCCGGCCTGTCCGCCGCCGTCGAATCCGCCCGCCTGGGGCGCTCGGTGGTCCTCGTCGACGCGCTGCCGGTGCTCGGCGGCCAGATGGTCAACTCGCTGATCGGCCTGTTCTGCGGGGTGTTCGGCAACGCGCCCGGCTACCGCCAGCTGACCCACGGGATCTTCGACGACATCTTCCGCGACCTGGACGCCACGGGCGACCTGTTCTACAACCGCCGGCACACGATCACCGTCGGCTACGACGAGGTCGCGCTGGGCCGGTGGGTGGAGAACACGGTGCGCGAGCACGGCATCCAGGTGATCACCGGCGCCTCGATCACCGGGGTGGTCCGTGACGGGGAACGGATCGAGTCGGTCACCTTCGCGACCCGGTACGGCACGGTCGAGGTCGGCGCGGTCGGCTTCGTCGACGCCAGCGGCGACGCCTCCCTGGTGTGGGAGGCGGGGCTGCCGTGCCGGCTGCCGGAGCGCGAGATCTACGGCTCCCAGCAGCTGGTCGTCGAGCACGTGGACGAGGACGGCACGCCGGACCCGGACGTGCTGGCCGAGCGGGTCGGCGCCAAGGCGGCGGAGTACGGCCTGCGCCGCCACGACGGGCTCGCGTTCTACTTCCCCGGCCGGGGCACCGCCGTGCTCAACATGACCCACATCGAGGCGCCGCTGGACCCGATCGCCGCCGCGCGTGCCCAGCTCGACGGCAAGGCGCAGGCCGACCGGGTCGTGGCGTTCCTGCGCACCGAGTTCCCGGAAGCGTTCGGCCGGGCCCGGGTGCGGGCCTACGGGTTCCCCGGGCGGCGTCAGACCCGCTGGGCGCAGGGCGCCCACCAGCTGACGCTGGACGAGGTGCGGTCCGGGAAGCGCTTTCCCGACGCGGTCGCGCGCACCGCGTGGCCGGTCGAGCTGCACGACAGCCCGGAGGGCTACGTGTGGGAGACGTTCGGGCCGGACCACGTGCACTACGTGCCGCTGCGCGCGATGACGCCGCCGGAGGCGCACAACGTCCTGGTCGCCGGCCGCTGCGTCGACGGCGACGCGGCCGCCCTGTCGAGCATCCGGGTGATGGGCCCGTGCGGGGCGATGGGCATGGCGGCCGCGCACGCGCTGGACCTCGCGGGCAAGGACAGCGTGCACGACATCGACCACGGCGATCTCGCCGCCCGGTTGTCCGCCAACCTCGACGGCTGA
- a CDS encoding dihydroxy-acid dehydratase, whose protein sequence is MVRSDFPPGTVRWATRRAQWRALGLTDDDLRKPKIAVVNSSSDLAICFSHLDEIAARIKKGIAAAGGLAFEVRTTAPSDFIHSAGHGGGYILSARDLIVNDIEVAVEGAQLDGMICLASCDKTAPAQLMAAGRLDIPTLLVACGYQPSGCFRGGHCDIEEVFLHACGSSTVDELTEMSDVAVGGPGVCPGMGTANSMHIVAEALGMALPGTTPVAANSPAMWAAADDAAARIVEMVGEDLRPRAVLTEAAFHNAVRVALSVGASINTVKHLQAIAAESEVDVDVLGLYAELGPATPVLSAVRPNGPHTIEQFEAAGGAAAVMRALGDLIDPSPVTATGATVGENLAPVTVADPEVIRPRDRPFTGQPLIVVLRGSLAPSGGIVKLAVGDERPAAFTGPARCFESQEDAVAALADGRIAPGDVVIVRGLGPRGRPGMGMASQIVFALDRAGLTGRVAVVTDGQLSGLVNRGIVVGEVRPEAADGGPLALARDGDTVHIDLPRRVCDLRVAPAELATRNPQPAQDHEETGWLSVYRRTVRPLDDGAVLRP, encoded by the coding sequence TTGGTACGCAGCGACTTCCCGCCCGGCACGGTGCGCTGGGCGACCCGGCGCGCCCAGTGGCGCGCGCTCGGCCTCACCGACGACGACCTCCGCAAACCCAAGATCGCGGTGGTCAACTCCTCGTCGGACCTGGCCATCTGTTTCAGCCACCTGGACGAGATCGCCGCGCGGATCAAGAAGGGCATCGCCGCGGCGGGCGGTCTCGCCTTCGAGGTGCGCACGACCGCGCCGAGCGACTTCATCCACTCCGCGGGCCACGGCGGCGGCTACATCCTGTCCGCCCGCGATCTCATCGTCAACGACATCGAGGTCGCCGTCGAGGGCGCCCAGCTGGACGGCATGATCTGCCTGGCCAGCTGCGACAAGACCGCTCCGGCGCAGCTGATGGCCGCCGGGCGGCTGGACATCCCCACCCTGCTCGTGGCGTGCGGCTACCAGCCCAGCGGGTGCTTCCGCGGCGGGCACTGCGACATCGAGGAGGTGTTCCTGCACGCCTGCGGCTCGTCCACAGTGGACGAGCTGACCGAGATGAGCGACGTCGCCGTCGGCGGGCCCGGGGTGTGCCCGGGCATGGGCACCGCGAACTCGATGCACATCGTCGCCGAGGCCCTCGGCATGGCGCTGCCCGGGACCACCCCGGTGGCGGCGAATTCGCCCGCGATGTGGGCCGCCGCCGACGACGCCGCCGCCCGGATCGTCGAGATGGTCGGTGAGGACCTGCGCCCGCGCGCCGTCCTCACCGAAGCGGCCTTCCACAACGCGGTCCGGGTGGCCCTGTCGGTCGGCGCGTCGATCAACACCGTCAAGCACCTCCAGGCCATCGCGGCCGAGTCCGAAGTGGACGTCGACGTCCTCGGCCTGTACGCCGAGCTCGGCCCTGCCACACCGGTCCTGTCCGCCGTCCGGCCGAACGGCCCGCACACGATCGAGCAGTTCGAGGCCGCGGGCGGCGCGGCAGCGGTGATGCGCGCGCTCGGCGACCTGATCGACCCGTCGCCGGTGACCGCGACCGGCGCCACCGTGGGTGAGAACCTGGCCCCGGTCACCGTGGCCGATCCGGAGGTCATCCGTCCTCGCGACCGGCCGTTCACCGGCCAGCCGCTGATCGTGGTCCTGCGCGGCTCTCTCGCCCCTTCCGGCGGCATCGTCAAGCTCGCCGTCGGCGACGAGCGGCCGGCCGCCTTCACCGGCCCCGCCCGCTGCTTCGAGTCGCAGGAGGACGCCGTGGCCGCGCTCGCCGATGGGCGGATCGCGCCCGGCGACGTCGTGATCGTCCGCGGGCTGGGCCCGCGTGGCCGCCCCGGCATGGGCATGGCGTCGCAGATCGTGTTCGCGCTCGACCGCGCCGGGCTCACCGGCCGGGTCGCGGTCGTCACCGACGGCCAGCTCTCCGGCCTGGTCAACCGCGGCATCGTGGTCGGCGAGGTGCGCCCCGAGGCCGCCGACGGCGGGCCGCTCGCGCTCGCCCGCGACGGCGACACCGTCCACATCGACCTGCCCCGCCGGGTCTGCGACCTGCGGGTCGCCCCGGCCGAACTCGCCACCCGAAACCCCCAGCCGGCCCAGGACCACGAGGAGACCGGCTGGCTGTCCGTCTACCGCCGGACCGTGCGTCCCCTCGACGACGGCGCCGTGCTCCGTCCCTGA
- a CDS encoding MFS transporter, whose translation MALPEVPPSTAIGEADQRRSARGGAFSMFVDSFDVYLPALVLPAAMAYFMPPDLPASVRATFTTLLFTVGLVGRPIGSVIFGNLSDRIGRKPVTMISGWGFTIVTLLIGLLPGYGSWGYGAIAVFAALRLIGGIFLAGGYAAPIPLALEQAPPGRRGRVGGLIGVGAPASFLVINTLLLGMLDVLPHSGFLSWGWRIPFFLGFALGVAYLMHYRHVVEDDSARTARQGARQPVVELFTAHRALIFSVFLFTCGYWFATQMSVSFLPTLLVQVLDQSPRLSSAVEIIGSVCSIVLIMVLAAAGQRFGRRALLMRWALVLAFVVGGAFALLVVAARAGAPVWLIALIAVVAKVLPSAPLGVILVYLNERFPASVRASGYGIGYMFGLILPGLYTVWLLALSAIMPYEFTPIVLIVFGGLLMFAAVRRGPETNPVGQHAPVVASEVVR comes from the coding sequence ATGGCGCTGCCCGAAGTTCCCCCGTCCACCGCCATCGGCGAAGCCGACCAGCGACGGTCCGCCCGCGGCGGGGCGTTCTCGATGTTCGTCGACAGCTTCGACGTGTACCTGCCCGCGCTGGTCCTGCCCGCCGCGATGGCCTACTTCATGCCGCCCGACCTGCCCGCGTCGGTGCGCGCCACGTTCACCACCCTGCTGTTCACGGTCGGGCTGGTCGGCCGCCCGATCGGCAGCGTGATCTTCGGCAACCTCTCCGACCGCATCGGCCGCAAGCCGGTCACCATGATCAGCGGCTGGGGTTTCACCATCGTCACCCTGCTGATCGGCCTGCTGCCCGGCTACGGGTCCTGGGGCTACGGCGCGATCGCCGTGTTCGCGGCGCTCCGGCTGATCGGCGGGATCTTCCTCGCCGGCGGGTACGCCGCGCCGATCCCGCTCGCGCTGGAACAGGCGCCACCCGGCCGTCGCGGTCGCGTGGGCGGTCTCATCGGCGTCGGCGCCCCCGCTTCGTTCCTGGTGATCAACACGCTCCTGCTCGGCATGCTCGACGTGCTCCCGCACAGCGGTTTCCTCTCCTGGGGCTGGCGGATCCCGTTCTTCCTCGGCTTCGCGCTCGGGGTGGCGTACCTGATGCACTACCGCCACGTCGTCGAGGACGACTCCGCGCGCACCGCCCGCCAGGGCGCCCGTCAGCCGGTGGTCGAGCTGTTCACCGCGCACCGGGCGCTGATCTTCAGCGTGTTCCTGTTCACCTGCGGCTACTGGTTCGCCACCCAGATGTCGGTGTCGTTCCTGCCGACGCTGCTCGTGCAGGTGCTCGACCAGAGCCCGCGGCTGTCGTCGGCCGTGGAGATCATCGGGTCGGTCTGCTCGATCGTGCTGATCATGGTGCTGGCCGCGGCCGGGCAGCGGTTCGGGCGGCGTGCGCTGCTGATGCGGTGGGCGCTGGTGCTGGCGTTCGTGGTCGGCGGCGCGTTCGCGCTGCTGGTCGTCGCCGCCCGGGCGGGCGCTCCGGTGTGGTTGATCGCGCTCATCGCGGTGGTGGCGAAGGTGCTGCCGTCGGCGCCGCTGGGCGTCATCCTGGTCTACCTCAACGAGCGGTTCCCCGCCTCGGTGCGGGCCAGCGGGTACGGGATCGGTTACATGTTCGGCCTGATCCTGCCCGGCCTCTACACCGTGTGGCTGCTCGCGTTGTCCGCGATCATGCCGTACGAGTTCACCCCGATCGTGCTGATCGTGTTCGGCGGCCTGCTGATGTTCGCGGCGGTGCGCCGCGGGCCGGAGACGAACCCGGTGGGGCAGCACGCGCCCGTCGTCGCGAGCGAGGTGGTCCGGTGA
- a CDS encoding aconitase X — MILTDEEKAMRDGAEGPAVAAAMDLLIRYGDALGAQRLCDTRNVAGTSTQPSPLKAKLVAEGGWHKAFAVLNLDCDDAIEIPDMRVPTCQLQQGFGPDSAGVVPYPKEFVELQSDAEAFYGRRGVNILATCTPYQVGNLPVRGEHCAWMESSAVVYCNSVLGARTNCEGGTSTGAASLTGKIPCWGNHLAENRFGTHHIRVESGVRDFLDWGMLGYFAGELVQDQRPVVTGEFTRPDLVDLKHFGAAAASSGGVELYHLPGITPEAPTVEAAFDGPVPDAVVYGPRERRAIYEKLNDQGRSTDVDFVLLGCPHASIDQIRAAARALDGKRLHSGTQLWIMAPRALKAVADRSGYTAVIEKAGGKLLADSCPAMSRVAPPGTKVFATDSAKQAHYLPAILGVEAWFGSLEDCVDAAVTGRWRGGLR, encoded by the coding sequence GTGATCCTCACCGACGAGGAGAAGGCCATGCGCGACGGCGCCGAGGGCCCGGCCGTCGCGGCCGCCATGGACCTGCTCATCCGGTACGGCGACGCGCTGGGCGCTCAGCGGCTGTGCGACACCCGCAACGTGGCTGGTACCAGCACCCAGCCCTCGCCGCTGAAGGCGAAGCTGGTGGCCGAGGGCGGCTGGCACAAGGCGTTCGCCGTGCTCAACCTCGACTGCGACGACGCCATCGAGATCCCGGACATGCGGGTGCCGACCTGCCAGCTGCAGCAGGGTTTCGGGCCGGACTCGGCCGGCGTGGTGCCGTATCCGAAGGAGTTCGTGGAGCTGCAGAGCGACGCCGAGGCCTTCTACGGCCGCCGGGGTGTGAACATCCTGGCCACCTGCACGCCCTACCAGGTGGGCAACCTGCCGGTGCGCGGCGAGCACTGCGCGTGGATGGAATCCTCCGCGGTGGTGTACTGCAACTCGGTGCTGGGCGCCCGGACCAACTGCGAGGGCGGCACGTCCACCGGCGCGGCGTCGCTGACCGGGAAGATCCCGTGCTGGGGCAACCACCTCGCGGAGAACCGGTTCGGCACCCACCACATCCGCGTCGAATCCGGGGTGCGCGACTTCCTCGACTGGGGCATGCTCGGGTACTTCGCCGGGGAGCTGGTGCAGGACCAGCGACCGGTGGTCACGGGCGAGTTCACGCGTCCGGATCTGGTCGACCTCAAGCACTTCGGCGCGGCGGCGGCATCCTCCGGTGGCGTGGAGCTCTACCACCTCCCCGGGATCACCCCGGAGGCGCCGACCGTCGAAGCGGCCTTCGACGGCCCCGTCCCCGACGCCGTCGTCTACGGTCCCCGCGAACGGCGGGCGATCTACGAGAAGTTGAACGACCAGGGCCGGTCCACCGACGTCGACTTCGTGCTGCTGGGCTGTCCGCACGCCTCGATCGACCAGATCCGCGCCGCGGCGCGGGCCCTGGACGGCAAGCGCCTGCACTCGGGCACCCAGCTGTGGATCATGGCGCCGCGGGCGCTCAAGGCGGTGGCCGACCGCAGCGGCTACACCGCCGTGATCGAGAAGGCGGGCGGCAAGCTGCTGGCCGACTCGTGCCCGGCGATGTCGCGGGTGGCGCCGCCGGGCACGAAGGTGTTCGCCACCGACTCGGCCAAGCAGGCCCACTACCTGCCCGCGATCCTGGGCGTCGAGGCGTGGTTCGGGTCGCTGGAGGACTGCGTGGACGCGGCGGTCACCGGGCGCTGGCGGGGAGGGCTGCGATGA
- a CDS encoding aconitase X swivel domain-containing protein, whose amino-acid sequence MITLRGRTVVPGVVEGEALVSHETISGWGGIDPATGTITERRHELCGVCFTGKILVFPGAKGSSGWSGFFQSTRLLGTAPLGMIFTVTTTKAALGAVVTRVPTLSDLDQDPVAVIRTGDHLRLDADRGIVEITRG is encoded by the coding sequence ATGATCACGTTGCGTGGACGCACGGTCGTGCCCGGCGTGGTCGAGGGCGAGGCGCTGGTGTCGCACGAGACGATCTCCGGCTGGGGCGGCATCGACCCGGCCACCGGCACGATCACCGAGCGCAGGCACGAGCTGTGCGGGGTGTGCTTCACCGGGAAGATCCTGGTCTTCCCCGGCGCGAAGGGGTCGTCCGGCTGGTCGGGTTTCTTCCAGTCCACCCGGCTGCTGGGCACCGCCCCGCTGGGCATGATCTTCACGGTGACCACGACGAAGGCCGCGCTGGGCGCCGTCGTCACCCGGGTCCCCACGCTGAGCGACCTCGACCAGGACCCGGTCGCGGTGATCCGCACCGGCGACCACCTTCGCCTCGACGCGGACCGCGGGATCGTGGAGATCACGCGGGGGTGA
- a CDS encoding dihydrofolate reductase family protein, with protein MPKLTFAMNVTVDGYIAAPGGDLGWSGGEGPDSSPGDELFQWWSDRVAATGLSLYGRKLWEEMSSHWPTADEQPGATPAVIEFARRWRDMPKVVFSSTIDQVGWNTRLVTGDAVTEITRLKAADAGPMDVGGATLAGAAMRAGLIDEYVLVTHPVLVGGGTPFFAALDSWVNLRLVETRTFPGGVVLTRYETR; from the coding sequence ATGCCGAAACTGACCTTTGCCATGAACGTGACCGTGGACGGCTACATCGCCGCGCCGGGCGGCGACCTGGGCTGGAGCGGGGGTGAGGGACCGGACTCGTCGCCGGGCGACGAGCTGTTCCAGTGGTGGTCCGACCGGGTGGCGGCGACGGGCCTGTCGCTGTACGGGCGCAAGCTGTGGGAGGAGATGAGTTCCCACTGGCCGACCGCCGACGAGCAGCCCGGGGCCACACCGGCGGTGATCGAGTTCGCCCGCCGCTGGCGGGACATGCCGAAGGTGGTGTTCTCCTCGACGATCGACCAGGTCGGCTGGAACACCCGCCTGGTCACCGGGGACGCGGTCACCGAGATCACCCGGCTCAAGGCCGCGGACGCCGGCCCGATGGACGTCGGCGGCGCGACCCTGGCCGGGGCGGCCATGCGGGCCGGGCTGATCGACGAGTACGTGCTGGTCACTCATCCGGTGCTGGTCGGCGGCGGCACGCCGTTCTTCGCCGCGCTGGACAGCTGGGTGAACCTGCGCCTGGTGGAGACCCGGACGTTTCCCGGCGGTGTGGTGCTGACCCGGTACGAGACGAGGTGA
- a CDS encoding RNA polymerase subunit sigma-70, whose protein sequence is MTDARPPGADEATFIAAARSGDPARFALITERHRRELLVHCYRMLANYEDAQDLTQETFLRAWHKRESFQGHATPRTWLYRIATNACLDFLDKRDNRTPVPSGLPDSELPYLQPYPDRMLPEDPQDAAVARETIELAFIVAVQHLPPRQRAVFILRDVLGWPAPKTAEALDLTVASVTSALQRARVTMRTQLPGRRLDWRSPATHELSSDERGVVQSYIDAHQRNDLDALTSLLRDDLRFAMLPDPGTVTTTAKDAVDGWISGGLFQPGHDDWRGIATTVNRMPAAALYLRTPGHPEHRLFAIALLHIVDGTIAELTGFDATGTPWLDLPPAL, encoded by the coding sequence ATGACCGACGCTCGACCGCCCGGCGCCGACGAGGCCACATTCATCGCCGCGGCTCGTTCCGGCGATCCGGCGCGGTTCGCGCTCATCACCGAGCGCCACCGGCGTGAGCTGCTGGTGCACTGCTACCGGATGCTCGCCAACTACGAGGACGCCCAGGACCTGACCCAGGAGACGTTCCTGCGCGCGTGGCACAAGCGGGAGTCGTTCCAGGGCCACGCCACGCCGCGGACCTGGCTGTACCGGATCGCGACGAACGCCTGCCTCGACTTCCTGGACAAGCGCGACAACCGCACACCCGTGCCGTCCGGGCTGCCCGACTCCGAGCTGCCCTACCTGCAGCCCTACCCCGACCGGATGCTGCCCGAGGACCCGCAGGACGCGGCGGTGGCGCGGGAGACGATCGAGCTGGCGTTCATCGTCGCCGTCCAGCACCTGCCGCCGCGGCAGCGGGCGGTGTTCATCCTGCGCGACGTCCTCGGCTGGCCGGCGCCGAAGACCGCCGAGGCCCTCGACCTGACCGTCGCCTCGGTGACCAGCGCACTGCAACGCGCCCGCGTGACCATGCGCACGCAGCTGCCCGGCCGCCGCCTCGACTGGCGCAGCCCCGCCACCCACGAGCTCTCCAGCGACGAACGCGGCGTGGTCCAGTCCTACATCGACGCCCACCAGCGCAACGACCTCGACGCGCTGACGTCCCTGCTGCGCGACGACCTGCGCTTCGCGATGCTCCCCGACCCGGGCACCGTGACCACGACAGCCAAGGACGCGGTGGACGGCTGGATCTCCGGCGGACTCTTCCAGCCCGGCCACGACGACTGGCGCGGCATCGCCACGACCGTCAACCGCATGCCCGCCGCCGCGCTCTACCTGCGCACCCCCGGCCACCCGGAACACCGGCTCTTCGCCATCGCGCTCCTGCACATCGTCGACGGCACGATCGCCGAGCTCACCGGATTCGACGCCACCGGCACACCCTGGCTGGACCTGCCCCCGGCCCTGTGA
- a CDS encoding acyl-CoA dehydrogenase family protein yields MSGVAAFRLSDEQREYQRWVRDAATGKLAPRGTGRVDRELVRTLGELGLLRGLFGGGAEPSDAAAVQLCLLRETIAQISTEAETALALQGLGSYPILQSGSAELRARWIPAVISGEAVAAFALTEAGAGSDAAALQLRAERDGDGWVLTGEKLWISNAPDADIYTVFARTTPDAGARGVTAFAVPGDSAGLSGEPLDMLSPHPIGRLVFDGVRVPAGAVLGEVDRGFAVAMRTLDLFRPSVGAFAVGMAQAALDATVTHVRERQVYGAPLASQQAVAHRIADLATELEAARLLVYAAAAAYDDGGEPEQQSRRSAMAKLYATEAAQRIVDGCVQLHGAAALRHGHPLEHLYRDVRALRIYEGASEVQRSIIARNLIGREYTR; encoded by the coding sequence ATGTCCGGGGTTGCCGCGTTCCGGCTCAGCGACGAGCAGCGGGAGTACCAGCGCTGGGTGCGCGACGCCGCCACCGGGAAGCTCGCCCCGCGTGGAACCGGGCGGGTGGACCGGGAGCTCGTCCGCACCCTGGGGGAGCTGGGGTTGCTCCGGGGACTGTTCGGCGGGGGCGCCGAGCCCTCGGACGCGGCCGCGGTGCAGTTGTGCCTGCTGCGGGAGACGATCGCCCAGATCAGCACCGAGGCGGAGACCGCGCTGGCCCTGCAGGGGCTGGGCAGCTACCCGATCCTGCAGTCCGGCTCGGCCGAGCTGCGGGCCCGCTGGATCCCCGCGGTGATCTCCGGGGAGGCCGTCGCCGCGTTCGCGCTGACCGAAGCCGGCGCGGGGTCGGACGCCGCGGCCCTGCAGCTGCGCGCCGAGCGCGACGGCGATGGCTGGGTGCTCACCGGCGAAAAGCTGTGGATTTCCAACGCTCCCGACGCCGACATCTACACGGTGTTCGCCCGCACCACCCCCGACGCCGGCGCGCGCGGGGTCACCGCCTTCGCCGTCCCCGGTGACAGCGCGGGATTGTCCGGCGAGCCGCTGGACATGCTGTCGCCGCACCCGATCGGCCGTCTGGTGTTCGACGGCGTCCGGGTTCCCGCGGGCGCCGTGCTCGGCGAGGTCGACCGCGGGTTCGCCGTCGCCATGCGCACGCTGGACCTGTTCCGGCCCAGCGTCGGCGCGTTCGCGGTGGGAATGGCGCAGGCGGCGCTCGACGCGACCGTCACCCACGTCCGCGAGCGCCAGGTGTACGGCGCGCCGCTGGCGAGCCAGCAGGCCGTGGCGCACCGCATCGCCGACCTGGCCACCGAACTCGAAGCGGCCCGCCTGCTCGTCTACGCCGCGGCCGCCGCCTACGACGACGGCGGCGAGCCGGAGCAGCAGTCCCGGCGGTCGGCCATGGCGAAGCTGTACGCCACCGAGGCGGCGCAGCGGATCGTCGACGGCTGCGTGCAGCTGCACGGCGCGGCCGCCCTGCGGCACGGGCACCCGCTCGAACACCTCTACCGCGACGTCCGGGCGCTGCGCATCTACGAAGGCGCCTCCGAGGTCCAGCGTTCCATCATCGCGCGCAACCTGATCGGCAGGGAGTACACCCGATGA